A stretch of Amycolatopsis tolypomycina DNA encodes these proteins:
- a CDS encoding glycoside hydrolase family 75 protein, with translation MRKLILLATLALAAAAMPSALASASPAPDAVAAAPTAAQLLAKTTSCRQISNGKYKTDEDVSGKTVAVCDANGAVFWKADMDIDCDGQRTTQCNEDTDCCFQADTAFHQSDGKPLNAAKLPYIVVPSSSSIWKYSSSGLKGGGSCAVIYNGKVEYTVIGDTGPSQIIGEASYATAKDLGINPDPSNGGTDSGVTYICFKNSTVSPIENHANAVSKGQSLATTFVNNN, from the coding sequence ATGCGGAAACTGATCCTGCTCGCGACGCTCGCGCTGGCGGCGGCCGCGATGCCGTCGGCCCTGGCTTCGGCGTCGCCGGCCCCGGACGCCGTGGCAGCCGCTCCGACGGCAGCCCAGCTGCTCGCGAAGACCACGAGCTGCCGGCAGATCTCGAACGGCAAGTACAAGACCGACGAAGACGTTTCGGGCAAGACGGTCGCGGTCTGCGACGCCAACGGCGCGGTCTTCTGGAAAGCCGACATGGACATCGACTGCGACGGCCAGCGCACCACGCAGTGCAACGAGGACACCGACTGCTGCTTCCAGGCCGACACGGCGTTCCACCAGTCCGACGGCAAGCCGCTCAACGCCGCGAAACTGCCCTACATCGTCGTGCCGAGCTCCAGCAGCATCTGGAAGTACTCCTCGTCCGGGCTCAAGGGCGGCGGCTCCTGCGCGGTGATCTACAACGGCAAGGTCGAATACACGGTCATCGGCGACACCGGGCCGTCGCAGATCATCGGCGAAGCCTCCTACGCCACGGCGAAGGACCTCGGCATCAACCCCGACCCGTCCAACGGCGGCACCGACTCCGGCGTCACCTACATCTGCTTCAAGAACTCGACCGTCTCGCCGATCGAGAACCACGCCAATGCGGTCAGCAAGGGGCAAAGCCTCGCCACCACTTTCGTGAACAACAACTGA
- a CDS encoding nucleotide sugar dehydrogenase — MKISVFGLGYVGCVSAACLAGQGHRVVGVDVNPVKIDLITQGNAPVVEERIGELTAEVVASGALRATTDVAEAVADSEISLVCVGTPSASNGSLSTVYLERVAEEIGEALAKKSERHTVVFRSTMLPGTCLDLLVPILEKASGRTAGVDFGVAVNPEFLREGTSVRDFFDPPKTVIGEIDAASGDAVAALYEGLPGPVFRVPIPVAEMTKYADNSFHGLKIGFANELGAICRALGLDSHQVIDVFLADTKLNISPAYLKPGFAFGGSCLPKDLRGLVYAAHRADVSVPILSHVLASNDEHLQRAFDLVARTGKRKVGLFGLSFKPGTDDLRESPLVELAEKLLGKGYDLKIYDANVSLSRLMGANREYIESRLPHLGQLLAGSVGEVVNHAEVLLVGTKDPDVLAALPHDREIVDLVRLPDAAERRLEEGYAGLAW, encoded by the coding sequence GTGAAGATCAGTGTCTTCGGGCTCGGTTACGTCGGTTGTGTCTCCGCCGCGTGCCTGGCGGGGCAGGGACACCGGGTGGTCGGCGTGGACGTCAACCCGGTGAAGATCGACCTCATCACGCAGGGCAACGCCCCGGTGGTCGAGGAGCGGATCGGCGAGCTGACCGCCGAGGTCGTCGCGAGCGGCGCGCTGAGAGCCACGACGGACGTCGCGGAAGCCGTCGCGGACAGTGAGATTTCGCTGGTCTGCGTCGGCACGCCGTCGGCGTCGAACGGCAGCCTCTCGACCGTCTACCTCGAGCGCGTGGCCGAGGAAATCGGCGAGGCGCTGGCGAAGAAGAGCGAGCGGCACACCGTCGTCTTCCGCAGCACCATGCTGCCCGGCACCTGCCTCGACCTGCTGGTCCCGATCCTGGAGAAGGCCTCGGGCCGCACCGCCGGCGTCGATTTCGGCGTCGCGGTGAACCCCGAGTTCCTGCGCGAGGGCACCAGCGTCCGCGACTTCTTCGACCCGCCGAAGACGGTGATCGGCGAGATCGACGCGGCCAGTGGAGACGCGGTCGCGGCGCTGTACGAGGGCCTGCCCGGCCCGGTTTTCCGGGTGCCGATCCCGGTCGCGGAAATGACGAAGTACGCGGACAACTCCTTCCACGGCCTGAAGATCGGGTTCGCCAACGAGCTCGGCGCGATCTGCCGGGCCCTCGGGCTCGACTCGCACCAGGTGATCGACGTCTTCCTCGCCGACACCAAGCTCAACATCAGCCCCGCCTACCTCAAGCCCGGGTTCGCCTTCGGCGGCTCGTGCCTGCCGAAGGACCTGCGCGGGCTCGTCTACGCCGCGCACCGGGCCGACGTCAGCGTGCCGATCCTGTCGCACGTGCTGGCGTCGAACGACGAACACCTGCAGCGCGCGTTCGACCTGGTCGCGCGCACCGGCAAGCGCAAGGTCGGGCTGTTCGGCCTGTCGTTCAAGCCGGGCACCGACGACCTGCGCGAGTCCCCGCTGGTCGAGCTGGCCGAGAAGCTGCTCGGCAAGGGGTACGACCTGAAGATCTACGACGCCAACGTCAGCCTCTCGCGGCTGATGGGCGCCAACCGCGAGTACATCGAGAGCCGGCTGCCGCACCTCGGCCAGCTGCTCGCCGGGTCCGTCGGCGAGGTCGTGAACCACGCCGAGGTTCTGCTCGTGGGCACCAAGGACCCGGACGTGCTGGCGGCCCTGCCGCACGACCGGGAGATCGTCGACCTCGTCCGCCTGCCCGACGCCGCGGAGCGTCGCCTTGAAGAGGGATATGCCGGCCTTGCTTGGTAA
- a CDS encoding glycosyltransferase family 4 protein → MWQESTTLRDAGWEVHVICPQGTKRDTEAEAVVDGVHIHRYPLKAATGGPAGYLQEYGTALWHTLRLARKVGPVDVVHACNPPDLLYLVAKVLKRQGAKFIFDQHDLCPELYLSRFDRGQDLLYRGVCALERATYRAADVVISTNESYKQVARIRGGKRPEDVFVVRSAPVVERFHEVPAEPELKKGKPYLLAYLGVMGPQDGVDYALRALAKLRDEVGRTDWHAVFVGSGDAFDDMVALSAKLGLANQVEFTGRISDEDLVRYLSTADVCLSPDPLNPLNDVSTMNKVMEYMAMSKPIVSFELREARVSAGDAAVYAPANDESAFAALVSRLLDDPEERIRMGKLGQARVAGALSWENSAKNLLAAYEHAVKS, encoded by the coding sequence GTGTGGCAGGAGTCCACGACCCTGCGCGACGCCGGGTGGGAAGTCCACGTGATCTGCCCGCAGGGCACGAAACGCGACACCGAGGCCGAAGCCGTCGTCGACGGCGTCCACATCCACCGCTACCCGCTCAAGGCGGCGACCGGCGGCCCCGCGGGCTACCTGCAGGAGTACGGCACCGCGCTGTGGCACACGCTGCGGCTGGCCCGCAAGGTCGGGCCGGTCGACGTCGTGCACGCCTGCAACCCGCCGGACCTGCTGTACCTGGTCGCGAAGGTGCTGAAGCGCCAGGGCGCGAAGTTCATCTTCGACCAGCACGACCTGTGCCCGGAGCTGTACCTCTCCCGGTTCGACCGCGGGCAGGACCTGCTCTACCGCGGGGTCTGCGCGCTCGAACGCGCCACCTACCGCGCCGCCGACGTCGTGATCTCGACGAACGAGAGCTACAAGCAGGTCGCCCGGATCCGCGGCGGCAAGCGGCCCGAGGACGTCTTCGTGGTGCGCAGCGCGCCGGTCGTCGAGCGGTTCCACGAGGTGCCGGCCGAGCCCGAGCTCAAGAAGGGCAAGCCGTACCTGCTCGCCTACCTCGGTGTGATGGGCCCGCAGGACGGCGTCGACTACGCCCTGCGCGCGCTCGCGAAGCTGCGTGACGAGGTCGGCCGCACCGACTGGCACGCGGTGTTCGTCGGCTCCGGCGACGCGTTCGACGACATGGTCGCGCTGTCGGCGAAGCTCGGGCTGGCCAACCAGGTCGAGTTCACCGGCCGGATCTCCGACGAGGACCTCGTCCGCTACCTGTCCACCGCCGACGTCTGCCTGTCGCCGGACCCGCTGAACCCGCTCAACGACGTCTCCACGATGAACAAGGTCATGGAGTACATGGCGATGAGCAAGCCGATCGTCTCGTTCGAGCTGCGGGAGGCGCGCGTTTCCGCAGGTGACGCGGCCGTGTACGCCCCGGCGAACGACGAGTCGGCGTTCGCCGCGCTGGTGTCCCGGCTGCTCGACGACCCCGAAGAGCGGATCCGGATGGGCAAGCTCGGCCAGGCCAGGGTGGCCGGCGCGCTCTCGTGGGAGAACTCGGCGAAGAACCTGCTCGCCGCGTATGAGCACGCTGTGAAGTCCTGA
- a CDS encoding exopolysaccharide biosynthesis protein, whose translation MEIPPLTDDTVRLALVGQVLRRRWRLLAALAVLGALVGAGASILFSPGYKTTSSVLLQGPRQADELLTQADIAKASVVLDRAAAVLPWHPSGADLKDQVSTSVAQSNVVTITVSADTAEHAQQLADQVAQQYVKFAGQLASNSADASVQLAQEQRESLRQQVKLTTEKISDLAKNVGGELTVESVQVRTQLEGLKTSLEQAINDLNEADLATGVGNTVVLGPAQRPTSPAAPTLTQLVAGGAVLFFLAGVFGHLFTARTDRRLRGEPEIASALGAPILAGVDVTTPQGDRAPATGLLGKVRHLLGGDRPWVLPPVATSADEVNRDIRYRRVLARVATGPADVLLLVADDDETGRLAAAQLAELADRLSVPLRIFEFSADRPTVPDATASSGVLVVLGAGTRTAWQLVRLAEACADGGREIVGAVLTHPVRPTEPEKPGPAAEAPEKALAGSA comes from the coding sequence ATGGAGATCCCGCCGTTGACTGACGACACGGTGCGCCTGGCCCTGGTCGGGCAGGTCCTGCGACGACGATGGCGGCTGCTGGCCGCCCTCGCCGTCCTGGGCGCGCTGGTCGGCGCCGGAGCGTCGATCCTGTTCTCGCCCGGCTACAAGACGACGTCCAGCGTGCTGCTCCAGGGCCCGCGCCAGGCCGACGAGCTGCTCACCCAGGCCGACATCGCGAAGGCCTCGGTCGTCCTCGACCGCGCCGCCGCCGTGCTGCCGTGGCACCCCAGCGGCGCCGACCTGAAGGACCAGGTCAGCACGTCGGTGGCGCAGAGCAACGTCGTGACGATCACCGTCTCCGCCGACACCGCCGAGCACGCCCAGCAGCTCGCCGACCAGGTCGCCCAGCAGTACGTCAAGTTCGCCGGGCAGCTGGCGAGCAACTCCGCCGACGCCTCGGTGCAGCTGGCCCAGGAACAGCGCGAGTCGCTGCGCCAGCAGGTCAAGCTGACCACGGAGAAGATCAGCGACCTCGCCAAGAACGTCGGCGGCGAGCTGACCGTGGAAAGCGTGCAGGTCCGCACCCAGCTCGAAGGCCTGAAGACGTCGCTGGAGCAGGCGATCAACGACCTCAACGAGGCCGATCTCGCGACCGGCGTCGGCAACACCGTGGTGCTCGGGCCTGCCCAGCGCCCGACGTCGCCGGCGGCCCCGACGCTGACCCAGCTCGTGGCCGGGGGCGCGGTGCTGTTCTTCCTCGCCGGCGTGTTCGGCCACCTGTTCACCGCCCGCACCGACCGGCGCCTGCGGGGCGAGCCGGAGATCGCCTCCGCGCTCGGCGCGCCGATCCTCGCCGGCGTCGACGTCACCACCCCGCAGGGCGACCGCGCGCCGGCCACCGGCCTCCTCGGCAAGGTCCGGCACCTGCTCGGCGGCGACCGGCCGTGGGTGCTGCCGCCGGTCGCGACCTCGGCCGACGAGGTCAACCGCGACATCCGCTACCGCCGGGTGCTGGCCCGGGTGGCCACCGGCCCCGCCGACGTCCTGCTGCTGGTGGCCGACGACGACGAGACCGGCCGCCTGGCCGCCGCGCAGCTCGCCGAGCTGGCCGACCGGCTGTCCGTGCCGCTGCGGATCTTCGAGTTCTCGGCCGACCGGCCGACGGTGCCGGACGCCACGGCGAGCTCCGGGGTCCTGGTCGTGCTCGGCGCCGGCACGCGCACCGCGTGGCAGCTGGTCCGGCTCGCCGAAGCCTGCGCCGACGGCGGCCGGGAGATCGTCGGCGCCGTCCTCACCCACCCCGTCCGGCCGACCGAGCCGGAGAAGCCCGGACCCGCGGCGGAAGCCCCCGAGAAAGCCCTGGCAGGTTCGGCGTGA
- a CDS encoding Wzz/FepE/Etk N-terminal domain-containing protein has product MTTTPETPAAPLVDLQRLFIAIRRRKRFWLATALLGLIAGAALAVLLPAPPTAVAKVIVVHQDDSPTDSGTLMRTDVAVLQTTQIAEAALKKLGSTDSPEDFMKNYAGLGLTNNILQITVKAKSNEEAAARAQALAETFIADHVRRSQAAAAAQSQAILDQRKNAQDELGKIEQQIVEEEGKGRQASQPTLENLYSRRAALTAQISDFTARAQQAGIGSPQVAAGTQVVDAARVLPKAFLKTTATNAGIGFALGLALGLALVAVGAVSRDKPVLRREISTHLGASVIAQLPSKPRGPARLWRRSRAVSERQRVATTLVRLIKQDPREVSLLELGAPKVAAALALDIAGELDTASVVDDLPGEDVRKLAQETKSEVSVVGAGDPPATPEERRVGVGTVSPGTAWTDLEHLGEETVLVVKAGHANTLWLHTVARQLADQAIPILGVVLVDPDPRDKSDGTLWDGLHTALRGRGRPATPPAPAEREDRLDELVARVAERVVTEQPTRRFTPVRPVLPPALATPRPPASPLPPPGGVSVPDHLNAPTKKFAPVKPPKRPSPFKRDHAEPSHKGELDADLEPEKSAEVS; this is encoded by the coding sequence GTGACGACTACTCCCGAAACCCCCGCCGCGCCGCTGGTCGATCTCCAGCGGCTGTTCATCGCCATCCGCCGCCGCAAGCGGTTCTGGCTGGCCACCGCGCTGCTCGGGCTCATCGCCGGCGCGGCGCTCGCCGTCCTGCTGCCGGCGCCGCCGACCGCGGTCGCCAAGGTCATCGTGGTCCACCAGGACGACTCGCCGACCGACAGCGGCACGCTGATGCGCACCGACGTCGCCGTGCTGCAGACGACCCAGATCGCCGAAGCCGCGTTGAAGAAGCTGGGCAGCACCGACTCGCCCGAAGACTTCATGAAGAACTACGCGGGGCTCGGGCTGACGAACAACATCCTGCAGATCACCGTCAAGGCCAAGAGCAACGAAGAGGCCGCGGCGCGGGCGCAGGCGCTGGCCGAGACGTTCATCGCCGACCACGTCCGGCGCAGCCAGGCGGCCGCGGCCGCGCAGTCGCAGGCCATCCTCGACCAGCGCAAGAACGCCCAGGACGAGCTCGGCAAGATCGAGCAGCAGATCGTCGAGGAGGAGGGCAAGGGCAGGCAGGCCAGCCAGCCCACCCTCGAAAACCTCTACAGCCGCCGGGCCGCGCTCACCGCGCAGATCTCGGACTTCACCGCGCGTGCCCAGCAGGCAGGCATCGGCAGCCCGCAGGTCGCCGCGGGCACCCAGGTCGTCGACGCGGCCCGCGTGCTGCCCAAGGCGTTCCTCAAGACCACCGCGACCAACGCCGGGATCGGCTTCGCGCTCGGCCTGGCCCTCGGGCTCGCACTTGTCGCCGTCGGCGCGGTCTCGCGCGACAAGCCGGTGCTGCGCCGCGAGATCTCGACGCACCTCGGCGCGTCCGTCATCGCGCAGCTGCCGTCGAAGCCGCGAGGCCCCGCCCGGCTGTGGCGGCGGTCGCGCGCGGTGTCCGAACGCCAGCGTGTGGCCACGACGCTGGTCCGGCTGATCAAGCAGGACCCGCGCGAGGTGTCGCTGCTGGAGCTCGGCGCGCCGAAGGTCGCCGCCGCCCTCGCCCTGGACATCGCCGGCGAGCTGGACACCGCGAGCGTCGTCGACGACCTGCCGGGCGAGGACGTCCGCAAGCTGGCGCAGGAGACGAAGAGCGAGGTCTCCGTGGTCGGTGCCGGCGACCCGCCCGCGACGCCGGAGGAGCGCCGCGTCGGCGTCGGCACGGTGTCGCCGGGCACGGCGTGGACCGACCTGGAGCACCTCGGCGAGGAGACCGTGCTGGTCGTGAAGGCCGGGCACGCGAACACGCTGTGGCTGCACACCGTCGCCCGCCAGCTGGCCGACCAGGCGATCCCGATCCTCGGCGTCGTGCTGGTCGACCCGGACCCGCGCGACAAGTCCGACGGCACGCTCTGGGACGGCCTGCACACGGCCCTGCGCGGCCGCGGCCGGCCGGCGACCCCGCCGGCCCCGGCCGAGCGCGAAGACCGCCTCGACGAGCTGGTCGCCCGCGTCGCCGAGCGCGTCGTCACCGAGCAGCCGACGCGCCGGTTCACGCCGGTCCGGCCGGTGCTCCCGCCCGCGCTCGCCACGCCGAGGCCACCGGCGTCGCCACTGCCGCCACCCGGGGGCGTGAGCGTCCCGGACCACCTGAACGCGCCGACGAAGAAGTTCGCCCCGGTCAAGCCACCGAAGCGGCCGTCGCCGTTCAAGCGCGACCACGCCGAACCGAGCCACAAGGGCGAACTCGACGCCGACCTCGAGCCCGAAAAAAGCGCGGAAGTTTCCTGA
- the asnB gene encoding asparagine synthase (glutamine-hydrolyzing) has translation MCGIAGTYLWPDGGPLTDRLTKTLAHRGPDGSGRYEHRAGPGSVHLGHRRLSIIDLSETGAQPMALDGLALSYNGELYNAPELRAELSAAGVRFRGTSDTEVLLQAWRRWGTDCLPKLRGMFAFALFEEGTGELFLVRDQLGIKPLFFVQRAGGVAFASELKALAGELGGSLQVDNAALIASLLYYWVPDSRCAYQGAEKLQPGTWLRCRPDGQVDRGRFWSLREVAEEGAAFDGEVDLHAVIAESTAKHLLSDVPVATFLSGGLDSSYLTALAARSQPGISAYTIGFRPEDAKFEAMPDDLRYARIVAGKFGVDLHEIEIAPQVLDLLPKMTYHLDEPIGDPAAINSFLICSAAREAGVKVMLSGMGADELFAGYRKHLANLIALRYHKVPGAVRRPVESIVDRLPVASAKRGYRSVRFAKRFLSFAGLPEETAFRRSYTMYDRAELLSLVNPDLASSVDDVLAEHADTYNDQALDDFVNRMCLADSRMFLPGLNLTYTDRSTMAASTEVRTPFVDVEVVRAAFRIPGNKKIVGRAGKMALKNAALNILPSEIVHRPKGLFSAPLRAWMSRDLAPLVREVVNDGVLVSSGLLQREALQRMVAEDAAGQEDRGKHLWHVLTLEYWYRNAMSGAGAK, from the coding sequence ATGTGCGGCATCGCAGGCACCTACCTCTGGCCGGACGGCGGGCCGCTCACCGACCGGCTGACCAAGACGCTGGCCCACCGCGGCCCGGACGGTTCCGGGCGTTACGAGCACCGCGCCGGCCCCGGCTCCGTGCACCTGGGCCACCGGCGGCTCTCGATCATCGACCTGTCCGAGACCGGCGCCCAGCCGATGGCCCTCGACGGGCTCGCGCTGAGCTACAACGGCGAGCTGTACAACGCGCCCGAGCTGCGGGCCGAGCTGTCCGCGGCGGGGGTGCGCTTCCGCGGGACGTCCGACACCGAGGTGCTGCTGCAGGCGTGGCGGCGCTGGGGCACCGACTGCCTGCCCAAGCTGCGCGGCATGTTCGCCTTCGCGCTGTTCGAGGAGGGCACCGGCGAGCTGTTCCTGGTCCGCGACCAGCTGGGCATCAAGCCGCTGTTCTTCGTCCAGCGTGCGGGCGGCGTCGCCTTCGCGTCCGAGCTGAAAGCCCTCGCGGGTGAGCTGGGCGGGTCGCTGCAGGTCGACAACGCGGCGCTGATCGCGTCGCTGCTCTACTACTGGGTGCCGGACAGCCGGTGTGCCTACCAGGGCGCGGAGAAACTGCAGCCGGGCACGTGGCTGCGCTGCCGCCCGGACGGCCAGGTAGACCGCGGCCGGTTCTGGTCGCTGCGCGAGGTCGCCGAGGAGGGCGCGGCCTTCGACGGCGAGGTCGACCTGCACGCCGTGATCGCCGAGTCGACGGCCAAGCACCTGCTCTCCGACGTCCCGGTGGCGACCTTCCTCTCGGGCGGGCTGGACTCCAGCTACCTGACGGCGCTGGCCGCGCGGTCGCAGCCCGGGATTTCGGCCTACACCATCGGGTTCCGGCCCGAGGACGCCAAGTTCGAAGCCATGCCGGACGACCTTCGCTACGCCCGGATCGTCGCCGGGAAGTTCGGCGTCGACCTGCACGAGATCGAGATCGCGCCGCAGGTGCTCGACCTGCTGCCGAAGATGACCTACCACCTCGACGAGCCGATCGGCGACCCGGCGGCGATCAACTCGTTCCTGATCTGCTCGGCCGCGCGCGAGGCCGGCGTCAAGGTGATGCTGTCCGGGATGGGCGCCGACGAGCTGTTCGCCGGCTACCGCAAGCACCTGGCGAACCTGATCGCCCTGCGCTACCACAAGGTGCCGGGCGCGGTCCGGCGTCCCGTGGAGTCCATTGTGGACCGGCTGCCGGTCGCGTCGGCCAAGCGCGGCTACCGGTCGGTGCGGTTCGCGAAGCGGTTCCTGTCCTTCGCGGGCCTGCCCGAGGAGACGGCGTTCCGGCGCAGCTACACGATGTACGACCGCGCGGAGCTGCTGTCGCTGGTCAACCCGGACCTCGCGTCCTCTGTGGACGACGTGCTGGCCGAGCACGCGGACACGTACAACGACCAGGCCCTCGACGACTTCGTCAACCGGATGTGCCTGGCCGACTCGCGGATGTTCCTGCCGGGCCTGAACCTCACGTATACGGACCGGTCGACGATGGCGGCGTCCACCGAGGTGCGGACGCCGTTCGTCGACGTCGAGGTCGTGCGGGCGGCGTTCAGGATCCCGGGGAACAAGAAGATCGTCGGCCGCGCCGGGAAGATGGCGTTGAAGAACGCGGCGCTGAACATCCTGCCGAGCGAGATCGTGCACCGGCCGAAGGGCCTGTTCAGCGCGCCGCTGCGGGCCTGGATGAGCCGCGACCTGGCGCCGCTGGTGCGCGAGGTCGTCAACGACGGCGTGCTCGTTTCGTCCGGTCTCCTGCAGCGCGAGGCGTTGCAGCGCATGGTCGCCGAGGACGCCGCCGGTCAGGAAGACCGCGGCAAGCACCTCTGGCACGTCTTGACTCTTGAGTATTGGTACCGGAACGCGATGTCTGGAGCGGGAGCGAAGTGA
- a CDS encoding bi-domain-containing oxidoreductase, whose protein sequence is MKQVVQNYKSGELALLDVPEPACKPGGVLVRTVYSLISTGTEMMKVSEASMSLVGKAKARPDQVAKVMQSVATNGLSATYRKVTSKLDSYTPLGYSLCGIVEQVGDGITDVKVGDLVACAGNEHALHAELNWVPKNLYSPVPAGVDPRHAAFGTVGSIAMQGVRRGEPQIGDVALVIGLGLIGQLVVQLLASSGVRVVGVDPDPERCKLAESLGALTCAHPASGIVDTAVDELTHGAGVDQTYLAAGGNTNDPVELAAKLSRDRGRVIDIGKCKLDLPWNAYYEKELDVRFSRSYGPGRYDPSYELEGRDYPIGQVRWTERRNLECVLDLVARDRLDVEPLITHVSDFSDAVSTYKSLNEGALKAVAVLFRYPDAVARTEPVVTSARVGVTSSPAASLPAGQPVRLGFIGAGNYASSMLLPHLVERADVQLKHVATTSALSGANARRKFGFAAASTDIDDVLGDSSIDAVFVVTRHSSHAELTRQALLAGKSVFVEKPLALSPDELQRVLDAIEESGNDRLQVGFNRRFAPLLHEAREQFGPRVGPASVRYLVNAGRLDHGSWYNQTDSEGSRFAGEGGHFIDTVSWLLDADPVSVYATGDLQVTLGYADGSTAVITYAETGSSGFPKETLDVVADGKVLKFDDFVRASVYSRKKWASSRIPKGRDKGQAAEVEAFLTAVRTGGPMPISVESLAATTLATLAAQTSAANAAPVRIELPRKAGARP, encoded by the coding sequence GTGAAGCAGGTAGTCCAGAACTACAAGAGCGGGGAACTGGCGCTCCTCGACGTGCCCGAGCCGGCCTGCAAGCCGGGCGGCGTGCTGGTGCGGACGGTGTACTCGCTGATCTCGACCGGCACCGAGATGATGAAGGTGTCCGAGGCCAGCATGTCGCTGGTGGGCAAGGCGAAGGCGCGGCCGGACCAGGTCGCGAAGGTCATGCAGAGCGTGGCCACCAACGGCCTTTCGGCGACCTACCGCAAGGTGACGTCCAAACTGGACTCCTACACCCCGCTCGGCTACTCGCTGTGCGGCATCGTCGAGCAGGTCGGCGACGGCATCACCGACGTGAAGGTCGGCGACCTGGTGGCGTGCGCGGGCAACGAGCACGCGCTGCACGCCGAGCTGAACTGGGTGCCCAAGAACCTCTACTCGCCGGTGCCGGCCGGCGTCGACCCGCGGCACGCGGCGTTCGGCACGGTCGGGTCCATCGCGATGCAGGGCGTCCGCCGCGGCGAGCCCCAGATCGGCGACGTCGCGCTCGTGATCGGCCTCGGCCTGATCGGCCAGCTGGTGGTGCAGCTGCTGGCGTCGTCCGGCGTGCGCGTGGTCGGCGTCGACCCGGACCCGGAGCGCTGCAAGCTCGCCGAGAGCCTCGGCGCGCTGACCTGCGCCCACCCGGCGTCCGGCATCGTCGACACGGCGGTGGACGAGCTGACGCACGGCGCGGGCGTCGACCAGACGTACCTGGCGGCGGGCGGCAACACGAACGACCCGGTGGAGCTGGCCGCGAAGCTGTCGCGCGACCGCGGCCGCGTGATCGACATCGGCAAGTGCAAGCTCGACCTGCCGTGGAACGCCTACTACGAGAAGGAACTGGACGTCCGGTTCTCGCGTTCGTACGGGCCGGGCCGCTACGACCCGTCGTACGAGCTGGAAGGCCGTGACTACCCGATCGGCCAGGTCCGCTGGACCGAGCGCCGCAACCTCGAGTGCGTGCTCGACCTGGTCGCGCGCGACCGGCTGGACGTCGAGCCGCTGATCACGCACGTCTCGGACTTCTCGGACGCGGTTTCGACGTACAAGTCCCTGAACGAGGGGGCCCTGAAGGCCGTGGCGGTGCTGTTCCGGTACCCGGACGCGGTCGCCCGGACCGAGCCGGTCGTGACGTCGGCGCGGGTCGGCGTGACGTCGTCCCCGGCGGCCTCGTTGCCGGCCGGGCAGCCGGTGCGCCTGGGCTTCATCGGGGCGGGCAACTACGCGTCGTCGATGCTGCTGCCGCACCTGGTGGAGCGCGCGGACGTGCAGCTCAAGCACGTCGCGACGACGTCGGCACTGTCCGGGGCGAACGCTCGCCGCAAGTTCGGCTTCGCCGCGGCGTCGACCGACATCGACGACGTGCTGGGCGACTCCTCGATCGACGCGGTGTTCGTCGTGACGCGGCACAGCTCGCACGCGGAGCTGACCCGGCAGGCGCTGCTGGCGGGCAAGTCGGTGTTCGTCGAGAAGCCGCTGGCGCTGTCTCCTGATGAGTTGCAGAGGGTTTTGGACGCGATCGAGGAGTCGGGCAACGACCGGCTGCAGGTGGGCTTCAACCGCCGCTTCGCTCCGCTGCTGCACGAGGCCCGCGAGCAGTTCGGCCCCCGCGTCGGCCCGGCGAGCGTCCGCTACCTGGTCAACGCGGGCCGCCTCGACCACGGCAGCTGGTACAACCAGACGGACTCGGAGGGCTCCCGCTTCGCGGGCGAGGGCGGGCACTTCATCGACACGGTGAGCTGGCTCCTCGACGCCGACCCGGTTTCGGTGTACGCCACAGGAGACCTGCAGGTGACCCTCGGCTACGCGGACGGTTCGACGGCGGTGATCACCTACGCGGAGACGGGCTCGTCGGGCTTCCCGAAGGAGACCTTGGACGTGGTCGCGGACGGCAAGGTCCTCAAGTTCGACGACTTCGTCCGCGCATCGGTGTACTCGCGCAAGAAGTGGGCAAGCTCGCGTATCCCGAAGGGCCGAGACAAGGGCCAGGCGGCCGAGGTCGAAGCGTTCCTGACGGCGGTGCGCACGGGCGGCCCGATGCCGATCTCGGTGGAGTCCCTGGCCGCGACGACGCTGGCGACGCTGGCCGCCCAGACAAGCGCGGCGAACGCGGCCCCGGTGCGGATCGAGCTGCCCCGGAAGGCGGGTGCCCGGCCATGA